In Achromobacter xylosoxidans A8, a single window of DNA contains:
- a CDS encoding TonB-dependent siderophore receptor, which produces MRLALSFSAALCFIPAAPAAAQAQSAEARRSYDIPGGPLSQVLNAYASAAGVELSMDATLLHGKHSNGLSGSYSVREGYAELLRGQGLQALRESNGSYTLRRAPASHQDATTLEAVTVTAQAAETATGPLHGYTARLSAAGTRTDTPIIETPQSISVVGAEEIDTLKSQSIQDALGYVAGVSRAEGMDRTSDSLFLRGFRSNLGNYYRDGMLYTVNIYNGRQEVYGLERIEFLKGASSVLYGSASPGGIINTVSKRPTIEPLRELNVEAGNYSRKQISGDFGGALDEEGKWSYRLTALLRDSDTFIDHVPDDRTYIAPAITWQPSAATSLTLLAEYQKDHTVYVYGLPAQGTVLPNVNGKIPRNRFTGEPGFDKFNMERYSIGYLFEHAFNSQLKLRNSARYFHADSTYHSTDIWQLAPDQRWTADRGAMPRWDRSSALISDTSLQYEVGSGMVRHTLLAGIDYSLPKHETERYIRSNNNIDLYDPVYGLPLGPVAPFPGSSSITDMKRLGIYLQDQIKIADKWVVLLGGRQDWVTVDERNFFTDEKYADGEKSKAFTGRAGLVYLADNGLAPFLSYSESFEPTSGQDRQGSRFQPTTGQQYEAGLRYQPAGSDTMLSAAVYQLTRKNMTVTDPLDTSYQIQAGEARTRGLELEARTRIGRNANLIAAYAYTDARTLKASPLQPDEEGRRLNSVPYNQFSLWGDYGFGDFGLPGLRIGAGIRYVGSTRGMAHGMPVEVPSFTLFDAMISYATGPWKFALNASNLTDKTYIGSCTYGCFYGEPRRVIGTASYRW; this is translated from the coding sequence ATGCGTCTGGCGCTGTCGTTCAGCGCAGCGCTCTGCTTCATCCCGGCCGCCCCCGCCGCCGCGCAGGCGCAGAGCGCCGAGGCCAGGCGCAGCTACGACATTCCCGGCGGCCCGCTGAGCCAGGTGCTCAATGCCTATGCCAGTGCAGCCGGCGTCGAGCTGAGCATGGACGCCACCTTGCTGCATGGCAAGCACAGCAACGGCCTGTCCGGCAGCTATTCGGTGCGCGAAGGCTACGCCGAACTGTTGCGCGGCCAAGGCCTGCAGGCCCTGCGGGAAAGCAACGGCAGCTACACCCTGCGCCGCGCTCCGGCGTCACACCAGGACGCCACCACGCTCGAAGCGGTGACCGTCACCGCGCAGGCTGCGGAAACCGCCACCGGCCCGCTACATGGCTACACCGCCCGGCTCAGCGCGGCCGGCACCCGCACCGACACGCCCATCATCGAGACGCCACAATCCATCTCGGTCGTGGGCGCGGAAGAAATCGACACGCTGAAGTCGCAGAGCATTCAGGATGCGCTGGGCTACGTGGCGGGCGTCAGCCGCGCCGAAGGCATGGACCGCACATCCGACAGCCTGTTCCTGCGAGGCTTCCGCAGCAATCTGGGCAACTATTATCGCGACGGCATGCTGTACACCGTGAACATCTACAACGGACGGCAGGAAGTGTACGGGCTGGAGCGGATCGAGTTCCTCAAGGGCGCATCGTCCGTTCTTTACGGTTCGGCATCTCCAGGCGGCATCATCAATACGGTAAGCAAACGCCCCACCATCGAGCCGCTGCGCGAACTGAACGTGGAAGCGGGCAACTACAGCCGCAAGCAGATATCCGGCGACTTCGGCGGGGCGCTGGACGAGGAAGGCAAATGGTCATACCGCCTGACCGCGCTGCTGCGCGACAGCGATACGTTCATTGACCACGTGCCCGACGACAGGACTTATATCGCGCCTGCAATCACCTGGCAGCCCAGCGCCGCCACCTCGCTGACACTGCTTGCGGAGTACCAGAAGGACCATACCGTCTACGTCTATGGCCTGCCGGCGCAAGGCACGGTGCTCCCCAACGTCAACGGCAAGATTCCCCGCAACCGCTTTACCGGCGAGCCTGGCTTCGACAAATTCAACATGGAGCGCTATTCGATCGGCTATCTGTTCGAACATGCCTTCAACAGCCAGCTGAAACTGCGCAACAGCGCGCGCTACTTCCATGCGGACAGCACCTATCACTCCACCGACATCTGGCAACTCGCGCCCGACCAGCGCTGGACCGCCGACCGAGGGGCAATGCCGCGCTGGGACCGTTCCTCTGCGCTGATCTCCGATACGTCCTTGCAATACGAAGTGGGCAGCGGCATGGTGCGCCACACCTTGCTGGCGGGCATCGATTACTCGCTACCCAAGCACGAAACCGAACGCTATATCCGCAGCAACAACAACATCGACCTCTACGATCCCGTGTATGGCTTGCCGTTGGGCCCCGTCGCGCCCTTCCCCGGATCTTCCTCCATCACCGACATGAAGCGCCTGGGCATCTACCTTCAGGACCAGATCAAGATCGCCGACAAATGGGTGGTCCTGCTGGGCGGGCGCCAGGATTGGGTCACGGTCGACGAACGCAACTTCTTCACCGACGAAAAATATGCGGACGGCGAAAAGAGCAAGGCCTTCACCGGCCGCGCCGGCCTGGTCTACCTGGCCGACAACGGGCTGGCGCCATTCCTGAGCTATAGCGAATCGTTCGAGCCCACCAGCGGCCAGGACCGCCAGGGCAGCCGCTTCCAGCCCACCACCGGCCAGCAATACGAAGCCGGCCTGCGCTACCAGCCTGCGGGCTCGGACACCATGCTCTCGGCGGCGGTCTACCAACTGACCCGCAAGAACATGACCGTGACCGATCCCCTGGACACGTCCTACCAGATACAGGCCGGCGAGGCGCGAACTCGCGGCCTGGAACTGGAAGCGCGCACCCGCATCGGCCGCAATGCCAACCTGATCGCGGCCTACGCCTACACCGACGCGCGCACGCTCAAGGCCAGCCCCTTGCAGCCCGACGAGGAAGGCAGGCGCCTGAATTCGGTCCCCTACAACCAGTTCTCGCTATGGGGCGACTACGGCTTCGGCGACTTCGGCCTGCCGGGCCTGAGAATCGGTGCGGGGATACGCTATGTGGGCAGCACCCGCGGCATGGCGCACGGCATGCCGGTGGAGGTACCGTCCTTCACGCTGTTCGACGCCATGATCAGCTACGCGACGGGGCCGTGGAAGTTCGCGCTGAACGCGTCCAACCTGACCGACAAGACGTATATCGGCAGTTGCACCTACGGCTGCTTCTACGGCGAGCCGCGCCGGGTGATAGGCACCGCCTCCTATCGCTGGTAA
- a CDS encoding 3-hydroxyacyl-CoA dehydrogenase family protein — protein MDTPLKNLAIVGAGAMGSGIAALFASKGLNVVLIDPMEGALERALQTIDRQLNVYAPGNVQEAMQRIQVAPGLEAACNSDLVIEAVPENLELKRGIFAKLDSLCPAHTLFATNTSGLSINAIASAVVRRDRFVGTHFFTPADVIPLVEVVRNDGTSEDTVARVMATLRHAGKRPVLVRQDIPGFIANRIQHALAREAISLLEKGVASAEDIDEVVKWSLGIRLALSGPLEQRDMNGIDVHYAIASYLYKDLESRTEPSELLKSKVESGQIGAKSGQGFYTWSPERRERVLREKSAALGELAAWLNGKASGS, from the coding sequence ATGGATACTCCCCTCAAGAATCTCGCCATCGTCGGCGCAGGCGCCATGGGCAGCGGCATCGCCGCGCTGTTCGCCTCGAAGGGATTGAACGTCGTCCTGATCGACCCGATGGAAGGCGCGCTGGAGCGCGCGCTGCAGACCATAGACCGCCAGCTGAATGTCTACGCTCCCGGCAACGTCCAGGAAGCGATGCAGCGCATTCAAGTCGCGCCCGGGCTGGAAGCGGCCTGCAACAGCGACCTGGTGATCGAGGCCGTGCCGGAAAACCTGGAACTCAAGCGCGGCATCTTCGCCAAGCTGGATTCCCTGTGCCCGGCGCATACCCTCTTCGCCACCAACACCTCCGGCCTGTCCATCAACGCCATCGCCAGCGCGGTGGTGCGCCGCGACCGCTTCGTGGGCACCCATTTCTTCACCCCCGCCGACGTGATTCCGCTGGTGGAAGTGGTGCGCAACGACGGCACTTCTGAAGACACCGTAGCCCGGGTCATGGCCACGTTGCGTCATGCCGGCAAGCGCCCGGTGCTGGTGCGCCAGGACATCCCCGGCTTCATCGCCAACCGCATCCAGCATGCGCTGGCCCGCGAGGCCATCTCGCTGCTGGAGAAAGGCGTGGCCAGCGCGGAAGACATCGACGAAGTGGTCAAGTGGAGCCTGGGCATCCGCCTGGCGCTGTCGGGTCCGCTGGAGCAACGCGACATGAACGGCATCGACGTGCACTACGCGATCGCCAGCTATCTCTACAAAGACCTGGAAAGCCGCACGGAACCCTCCGAGCTCTTGAAGAGCAAGGTCGAAAGCGGCCAGATCGGCGCCAAGAGCGGCCAGGGTTTCTACACCTGGAGCCCCGAGCGCCGCGAACGCGTGCTGCGCGAAAAAAGCGCCGCGCTGGGCGAGCTGGCCGCGTGGCTCAACGGCAAGGCCAGCGGCTCCTGA
- a CDS encoding short-chain fatty acid transporter, translated as MNKLASFFTELMRKYLPDPFVFAIALTLLTVLLAMGVEGKGIGDITRAWGNGFWSLLAFTTQMAVILAMGYVLATAPLTDRLLNRIVSHVHKPHTAIIVATLVGGIGSYLNWGFGLVIGGIVAKKLALKVKGVHYPLIIAAAYSGFTMYGLGLSASIPVLVATPNHPTAKQMGTIPLSETIFSVPMLITSLVIIVTLPLLNAWLHPKKGEKIVEVDPAIDRDANTSNAAEDMLEKGTIASKLNNSRILSLLIGALGIAYVTFHFMDGGSLDLNLINFIILFLGIILLGTPAAYVAKLTEGIKTISGIILQYPFYAGIMAIMAASGLVTTISQVFVDVATPESLPFWGLISSFVINFFAPSAGGHWVIQGPFMIDAAKEIGSALNQTTMAVMLGNAWNDLVQPFWILPALALSKLKLRDVMGYTVIMMLWVGVIHITAVLLWGYLTH; from the coding sequence ATGAATAAACTGGCTTCATTCTTTACCGAGCTGATGCGCAAGTATCTGCCCGATCCCTTCGTCTTCGCGATCGCGCTGACCCTGCTCACCGTGCTGCTGGCCATGGGCGTCGAAGGCAAGGGCATCGGCGACATCACCCGCGCCTGGGGCAACGGCTTCTGGAGCCTCTTGGCCTTCACGACCCAGATGGCCGTGATCCTGGCAATGGGCTATGTGCTGGCCACCGCGCCGCTCACCGACCGCCTGCTCAACCGCATCGTCAGCCACGTGCACAAGCCGCATACCGCCATCATCGTGGCGACGCTGGTCGGCGGCATTGGCAGCTACCTGAACTGGGGCTTCGGCCTGGTCATCGGTGGCATCGTCGCCAAGAAGCTGGCGCTCAAGGTCAAGGGCGTGCACTACCCGCTGATCATCGCTGCCGCGTACAGCGGCTTCACCATGTACGGCCTGGGCCTGTCGGCCAGTATTCCCGTGCTGGTGGCGACGCCCAACCACCCCACCGCCAAGCAGATGGGCACCATCCCGCTGTCGGAAACCATTTTCTCGGTGCCCATGCTGATCACCAGCCTGGTCATCATCGTGACGCTGCCGCTGCTCAATGCCTGGCTGCACCCGAAGAAGGGCGAGAAGATCGTTGAAGTGGACCCGGCCATCGATCGCGACGCCAACACGTCCAACGCCGCCGAAGACATGCTGGAAAAGGGCACCATCGCCTCCAAGCTGAACAACAGCCGCATCCTGAGCCTGCTGATTGGCGCGCTGGGCATCGCCTACGTGACCTTCCACTTCATGGACGGCGGCTCGCTGGACCTGAACCTGATCAACTTCATCATCCTGTTCCTGGGCATCATCCTGCTGGGCACGCCGGCCGCCTACGTCGCCAAGCTGACTGAAGGCATCAAGACGATCTCCGGCATCATCCTGCAGTACCCCTTCTACGCCGGCATCATGGCCATCATGGCCGCTTCCGGCCTGGTCACCACGATCTCCCAAGTGTTCGTCGACGTGGCCACGCCCGAATCGCTGCCGTTCTGGGGTCTGATCAGCTCGTTCGTCATCAACTTCTTCGCGCCGTCGGCCGGCGGCCACTGGGTCATCCAGGGTCCGTTCATGATCGACGCCGCCAAGGAAATCGGCAGCGCGCTGAACCAGACCACCATGGCCGTCATGCTGGGCAACGCCTGGAACGACCTGGTGCAGCCTTTCTGGATCCTGCCGGCGCTGGCGTTGTCCAAGCTCAAGCTGCGCGACGTGATGGGCTATACCGTCATCATGATGCTGTGGGTCGGCGTGATCCACATCACCGCCGTCCTCCTTTGGGGCTACCTCACCCACTGA
- a CDS encoding SDR family NAD(P)-dependent oxidoreductase, whose product MSKPTAYLVTGGSAGIGAAIIRMLLDAGHKVVNIDYKLPENPPAGLVSYQADLTDEARTQEVAREVTEAYSIVGLVNNAGATRPGTADTATLADLDYVVNLHLRTALILVQAALPAMREAGFGRIVNMSSRAALGKPDRVVYSATKAGLVGLTRTLAMELGGDGITVNAIGPGPIATDLFTKSNPAGAPQTERIINSIVVKRLGTPEDVARAAMFFLSPDNGFVTGQMLYVCGGTTLGVAPI is encoded by the coding sequence ATGAGCAAACCTACTGCGTATCTCGTGACCGGCGGCAGCGCCGGGATCGGAGCGGCGATCATCCGCATGCTGCTGGATGCGGGACACAAGGTCGTCAACATCGACTACAAGCTGCCCGAAAATCCGCCTGCGGGGCTGGTGTCATATCAGGCTGACCTGACCGACGAAGCGCGCACCCAGGAAGTCGCCCGCGAAGTGACCGAGGCCTACAGCATCGTGGGCCTGGTCAACAACGCTGGCGCCACCCGTCCCGGCACGGCCGACACGGCCACGCTGGCGGACCTGGACTACGTAGTCAATTTGCATCTGCGCACCGCGCTGATCCTGGTGCAGGCCGCGCTGCCCGCCATGCGCGAGGCCGGTTTCGGCCGCATCGTGAACATGTCGTCGCGCGCCGCGCTGGGCAAGCCGGACCGCGTGGTCTATTCGGCCACCAAGGCCGGCCTGGTGGGCCTGACCCGCACGCTGGCCATGGAACTGGGCGGCGACGGCATCACCGTCAACGCCATCGGTCCCGGCCCCATCGCCACTGATCTGTTCACCAAGAGCAATCCTGCTGGCGCGCCGCAGACTGAACGCATCATCAACAGCATCGTGGTCAAGCGCCTGGGCACGCCGGAAGACGTGGCGCGCGCCGCGATGTTCTTCCTGTCTCCGGACAACGGCTTCGTCACCGGCCAGATGCTGTAC